In Eubalaena glacialis isolate mEubGla1 chromosome 4, mEubGla1.1.hap2.+ XY, whole genome shotgun sequence, the genomic window TTTGATCCTTTGCATTTAGGACAGTCAGTTCTGGACATGTAgtgggtactcagtaaatatttgtttaatgacttATTATTAAATGAATGGCCTAATGGGTAATTATTTCACAAGTATAAAGTATTTCAAATATGAGTTTTGTGTCATGCACAAAATGGAACATAAATCTAGACAAACAGGCATCAAAGCACAGTGCTGGAGAAACAGAATGAGACCAGTTTAGTGTAATATCCCCAAAAACGAAGTGGGACTAAATTTTGGGAAGCATTGTCAACTAATAACATGGTTAGAAACAAGTTGCCATgcgtttttttcattttatgcatTATAGATCATTTTAGTTGTAATAGCAATGTGTTGTTACAGAGACCAGTAACATTCAAGGACGTGGCTGTGGATTTCACCCAGGAGGAGTGGCAGTATCTGGACCCTCCCCAGAGGGATCTGTACCGGGACGTGATGCTGGAGAACTATATCAACCTCATCTCAGTGGGTGAGGACCATTTCCCAGTGTTGATTGGTATGCGCCTggttgactgcttttcctttctcagttgctcCAAATTGCTAGCCCTCTGAAATACTTTTACTAGTGTGGCTCTGAGTCTCAGTTGATGACAACTGACAATCTTTGGGGAGATATGGCTACACGTTTGTTTAAAAAACCTCTTTTTAAGGTACAAATGAGCACCTTTATCAGGCAGTCCCTGATGAAGCTGAGAGTTCAAAGGACCTGAAGCCCAAGTAGCTAGGTCCAAATCCCTTATCATTTCTCATTGACAGGATATAAAACCACCAAGCCTGCTGTGATCCACAAATTGGAACAAGGAAAAGAACCATGGATGGTGGAGAGAGAAATCTCAAGTTGGAGATACCCAGGTGAGTTAGGTGAAGAGTTGTGTGGATGGAAGTGAATGAAATGAAGTTCACAGTTGGTTAATGAGGGCTGACATCTTTGAGAAATATGCTTCAGATTCTCTTCTTAAAGGCCTCGGACCTTTGGAAATAACTGGGGACAGTTAACATAAGTTTCATATCTACCTGAACACCATTTCTGTGTACCACCTTCACATATTAATGTGGTTTTTTTGCATGGCTGTTAGAGAGTTACATTTTCTCCTTCAGGTGTATTCTGCCCGTGATCCCTATCAACTTCATTTAGGACCTTGagaagatatttttctctttcttaaaattgtggcaaaatatagacaacataaaatttaccattttaagcatttttaagtgtacagtttagtggtattaagtacattcacattgttgtgagaccattaccaccatccatctctagaactctttCATCATCACAAActgaaaccattaaaaaataactctcTGTTCCACCTTCCCGCAGCCACTGGTacccactattctactttctatagctatgaatttgactattctagatacctcatataagtggaatcttagaatatttgtcctcttgtgtctgatttatttcacttagcataatatctcaaagttcatctatattgtagcatgtgtcagagtgtcattcctttttatggctgagcaatattccattgtagtatataccacattttatttatccattcatctaccagTGAACATTTTGAGTTATTACCTTTTagttgttgtgaataatgcttctatgaacattggtgtacaaatatctgtttgagtccctgctttcaattctttcaggtatatactcagaagggaaattgctggatcatgtggtaattctctatttacatttttaaggaatttccatGATATTTTCCACAGCTactgcacaattttacattcccaccacaatgcacaagtgttccaatttctccacatcctcaccaacacttgttattttctagttttttaaagtaaatagtcATCCTAAttggtatgaagtggtatctcattatggttttgatttgcatttccttagtgattagtgatgttgagcatcttttcatgtgcttattggccatttgtatatcttctttgaagaagtgtctcttcaagttctttgcctattttattttattttaatgtatttattttattttagtttattttatttttggctgtgctgggtctttgttgctgtgcaggttttctttagttgtggcgagcgggggctactcttccttgcggtgcgcgggcttctcattgcggtggcttctcttgttgcagagcacaggctctaggcacgcaggtttcagtagctgtggctcgcgggctctagagcgcaggttcagtagttgtggcgcacgggcttagttgctctgcggcatgtgggatcttcccagaccagggctcgaacccgtgtcccctgcactggcaggtggattcttaaccactgtgccaccagggaagcccctctttgccTATTTTAAAACTGGGTtgtttctttctatattctggGTATTAATCCTTTacaaaatatatgatttgcaagtattttctcacattctgtgggttgccttttcattttcttaacagtgtcctTTGACAcccaaaaggttttaattttgatgaaatccagtttacctattttttcttttgttgcctatgcttttggtgttatatccaagaaatcattgccaaatccaactCCATGAggcttttttctgaattttcatctaagtgttttatcatttttttttttttggccatgctgcggtCAAGTGGGAaattagttccccaatcagggatcgaacctgcaccccctgcagtggaagtgcagagccttaactactgcaccaccagggaagtcccaaataagtgttttatcattttagctctttaagtctttgatccattttcagttaatttttgtatatgacatAAGATAAGGatacaacttcattcttttgcatgtaggtatccagttttcctagcaccatttgttgaaaagactgtcctttccccattgaatgatctTGGTACTCTCGTAGAAAATCATTTAAACATATtcatgagggtttatttctgggctctctattctattccattggtctatctgtctgtctttATGTCATTACCACACTGTTTTTGATCACTGTGGTTTTGTAGtatgttttaaaatcaggaagtgttagttatccaactttgttctttttttggagTGTTTGACTACTTggagtcccttgagattccatgtgaattttaagatGGATTTTTCTATCTCAGCTAAAAAGTCACTGGGGTTGGACCTAGAGTTTTTGATCTTCATTTCTCTAGCATTCTAGCCTCCCCACCATCACCTTTGCATTGtcatagtgtcttttttttttttaacattgtattaatttcctagggctgcaatttaaaaattaccacaaacaacagaaattaattgtcTTACAGGTATGGAGACCAGAAGTTCAAACTCAAGGAACTTCTGGCCTCATGGAGTTTGGGGCCCAGCATGGTGGTACATGAAAGCATTCTGGTTCCCCAACCTGTGAACTTTCTGAACCCCCTCCtttagggtttttatggaggctccattacataggcatgattgattaaatcattggccactggtgaGTACTtcagcctccagcccctctcccctctctggaagTTGAGGCATGGAACTGAAAGTTCcagccctctaatcacatggttggctccactggcaaccagcccccatccttagatgCTTCCCATAAGTCActtattaacataacaaaagacacctttatgactctcatcacttaggaaattacaagggtttttggagctctgtgccagaaacagggacaaagatgaaatatatatttcttattataaatcacagtatcactgGGATAAAAGTTATGTGTTGAAGCCTCTGGGGTTCCAGTGGTAGATACAGATTAGAAATTTACTCACTTTCTTTAAAGAGTGATGACTTACATGTTGGGAACTGGGCCACGAAGCTCAGTAGGATTGTCAAATTCTGAGCCAAGGAGTGCCTTTATTGCTCTGGATATAGGTAGCATAGGTGTAACAGTAGTCAGGTACTGTTAGAAgtttataaaatatcaatagatgaAAATGAAGATTGATAGGAATTTAGATACAGGGTGAGAAATCTACTGCTTAAGATTACATTAATAGAATCCAGAAGCTTGGAAAACatgatataaagcagaaagtgGCAAGCACATAGTTGTCTGAGGATCAgtaacaataaatataataatatctaACTACTGAAGCATTACATGCTAGGCAGTATTCTGAGTACTTAAAGCGATTGactcgtttaatcctcacaaaaccctgtaagataggtgctattattatccttttttatagaaggggaaattgaggcccaaaGAGATTAACTTGACCTGTGCGACACATCTAATTAGTGATGAAACTAAGATTGTAATCTGGATTCAGAGCCCATGTGCTTAACaattcattttccttctgtgttAGGTAGAGAGCAAGGTAGGGAGAGCATTTAAAAGTCAGGATTGATTCAGTATCTATGAACTATTATAGAATAACATGATACACTCAGTAATCAGAATTTAGCAGTGACTCTAATCCTGAGGCAAGCTTGGCTTATCCTATGGCATATTTTCCTCTTACTGGACAGGAATTCCTGCGCCCTCACACCTATACAAGAAGGAATTACCATTATACTGGTTACAAAAGTGTTCCTGTTTACAAGTAGAATTGATGGTTTTATAAAATCAGTTTCATGCTGCTGGATGAATAGACAAGAGCTCAAAGACACTGGAAGCAAAGAGACAAGTGAAGATTAAACTACAGCAATCCAACAATGAGTTGATGAGACACTAGCTCAAATCTCTCTGTTGCTCATCCAGTCCTTCCTTTATTTCCTCTAATCACCATTTTACCCTAGTCACTTTCATTTCTCCCAGATGGGCTCTTCCCATTGACCCTGTAGCAGctgttcttctttgttcctttttactacTTCTTGgcattatttccacttttctccccattttacaaagtCTTGTATGCATATAGTCAAATATATTTATGTTCATTGTCATATTATCTAGTTCTTTTACTACtactacagttttttaaaaagttgtggcTTTCCTGCTAAGCTCAGGGGTATAGATTCCATTTAGCCTTGGTATTTCTTTTAGATATGGATACTGGGTCTGCAAGTAAAGATTCAATCTCACAATAGGGCAAAAAGTTATGAGTCATAATACATTAGCAGAAATATTCACTGACATATAGTTTATTATGCTTCCTTCTAGAAAAAGTCTGGCAAATTGATGACCACATGGAGAGGCACCAAGAGGACCAAGGAACATTTTTCAGGCATGTTGCATTCATTGACCAGAAAACTGTGACGGAGGAAAAGGGTAACAATTGTAATGCACTTGAAAATAGATGTCATCTGAGCACAGCCTTTGTTTCTTCAAAACAAAGACTCCAAAGACATGACTCGTATCGTAGAAGTTTTAACTATTTAGACTTATTTAGTGGTAACAGAAGATATGCAAGAAAGAATGAATGTAGTGAATGTGGAAAAGTCTTCTTCCAGAAGTCAGACCTCATTATACATAAGAGAACTCATACAGGAGAAAAGCCCTTTGTATGTACTGAGTGTGGGAAAGGCTTCAGCAAGAAATCAAATCTCATTATACATCTGAGAAGCCATACTCTAGAGAAACCTTATGAGTGTACTGAATGTAGAAAAGCTTTCTCCCATAAGTCACACCTCATtgaacatcagagaattcacactggggagaaaccctatgagtgtaatgagtgtgggaaagccttttTCCAAAAATCACACCTCAATATTCACCAAAGAACTCATACTGGGGAGAAACCCTACGTGTGTGATGAATGTGGGAGAGCCTTCAGCATGAAGTCACACCTCTTTGTACATTGGAGAatacacacaggagagaaaccttatgTGTGTACCAGGTGTGAGAAAGCTTTCAGTGAAGTGTCCTGCCTTATTAGACATAAGAAAATCCATACTGGggagaaaccttatgaatgtaatGAGTGTAAAAAAGCCTTTTCTGAGAAGTCTGACCTCGTTGTACATCACAGAACTCACAcaggagaaaaaccctatgaatgcaatcaatgtgggaaagccttcagacATAGCTCAGCCCTCTGTCGCCATAAGAggactcataaagaaaaagttTCTTAAAAGAGAAACTAATGTGGGAATATTTTCAACTAAAAATTACAGTGACAGAAAGCCTTCATTAGAAATCAAACCTTATTATGTATCAAGAAGTCTTAAGAAGAAGcctattaattcaacaaatttaGAAAAGTATGTAGCTATGTTTCTGTAGAAATCATATTTCAGATGTGATGCCAAAGTATTTCTAGAAGATATTACAGAAAGTACACCTCCTTGTTAAGGATAAATGCTTACTGTGGACTACAAAGacttttgaaatattaataagTGGGCTAgtcaaaacaaaattagaaaatcataTATGGACAGTATGCAAAGTATGAAAGCATTATATTCCAAACTGTTCTACATTACATTATGCACCACATAACGTAAATCATATAGGTATTGGAATTGCTTACGTGAAGCTAACaattatgaatataaaataagtattatatATGTAGAATACCATTACCAATTATTTTCCACATTAAAtaatactattttttctttttttaattatttataattttttttattttttggctgtgctgcacagcttgcgggatcttcgttccccaaccagagattgaacccaggccatggcagtgaaagtgcagagtcctaaccactggaccaccagggaattccctatttttttcttcttttaacaaaGTATGAATTGTAGCAAAACATAGGGCCTCCTAAATAAGAAttctaaagtataaaataaacttttttcctgttgtttgttGGCATATATAAAAGACTCCTGCTACTTCTTGATCAGTGATAGAGTGTGTAAATGTATTGTTATTTACATAAAGTATATATGCGATAGAGATCATATGAGAGTGAGCAAAAGAAAATAGCCATGGCCTCTTACAACACTCACTACAATTTAAATAGTTGTTTTTGGTGACTAAATTATCCCCTTTTTATATACTGTTATTGTCCCCCCAGAtctatatgttgaagccctaacctccagtgtctcataatgtgactgtatttggagatggggcctttaaagagtaattaagttaaaatgaggccattaggtgggccctaatcagtctgactggtgtccttataagaagggattAAGATACCAGGGTTGCAGATAcagagaggaaaggccatgtgaagagacAGCAGGAGGGtgacctcagaggaaaccaaccctgcctgccccttgatcttggacttccaacctccataactgtgagaaaatagatttctgttttttaagccagCCAGTCTGTGGCATGTTTttttggcagccctagcaaattaatataCATACTATTATTCATTTTCACTGGATTACTTCATAAGTTTGAGTATACAAACTATAAGTACTACATAATCTAACAATATGATTGGAGGCTTGTTGTACTATGCACCATTTCTATCTATTTGGCATTTCCTAATTCACTTGTGATAGAATAGTAAGAAATACTTTTCATAAGGATTTTACAGTTCAGAAATATAGGGACTTTTTTCAGAgagaattattcattttaaaaaataaaatccattcaaTGGTGGGGGGTAGATACCCTGTAAATTTCCATGTAAACATCCATGGCATTAGAAATCAACTTCTcccttatttattaattttaaatgcaaCCTCATTTTTTCCTAAAGTGAGTTTTAACAGAGAATTATGTACACAGGTGAAAAACATACAAGAGATGGTGTAAGAGCTCTCGTTCTGCAGGCAGCCAGATTCTAGATTCTAGATCTGCTTTGAgccttattttctcttctgtgaattaGAGATAACAACGCCCTAATTTGTTGGGTTATTGCAAAGATTATACAAGATAGTATATGTACGGTATTCATAagatgttagctatttttatgttttccaagGGTACAATTGGAACTTTCATTCTAATTAGATAGGGAAACGATTCACTGTAATCAGGGCTGTGATAGAGGGAGATAGAAAGGACTTGGGGGAGGGGTGTCACATGCATCATTGTGTTTCATTCTCACAAGGATATGAGCCTGGAACCACTGCCCTACATTGCCCCTATATTAAGTCACTGATTTAGGGGTTAGTCCTAGAAGTGTATTGCCTatgtaacagaaaataaaatatgtgacaTTGGCCTAGCACTTGGGCCGTGAGAAAACATGTCAAAGGCTGAAAAGATGATGACAAGCTGGCAAAACAATTGGTAAAATTGTCTCCTCTACATACACCTACTGTGCTAACAGCTCTAGAAGATATTAGAGAACAGAGTGTTAGTAATATTTGCTCACTGATATTAGCTGCATTTGGCAAGCTTTTACAAGAAGGAGATAAACTCAGAAAAAATTAGTGATTGACAagccaaaataaaagcaaatagtcCAGAAATTTGGGGCcctacagaatttttttaaattaattaattaatttatttttggctgcgttgcatcttcgttgctgtgcacgggctttctctagttgtggtgagcgggggctactcttcgttgaggtgcgcaggcttctcactgcggtggcttctcttgttgcggagcatgggctctaggtgtgtgggcttcagtagttgtggcacgcgggctcagtagttgtcgctcgcgggctctagagtgcaggctcagtagttgtggcacatgggcttagttgctctgcggcatgtgggatcttcccggaccagggctcaaacccatgtcccctgcattggcaggcggattcttaaccactgcaccaccagggaagtccccctacagaatttttttctttaattatttctaaACTTCTAATAGTTGAGAACGATTTAAAAGGTTTTGAGAATCGACAACCTGATAAACCTTTCAGTGAAATAAAGTGACTTAGAAGAAAGATCTTGTTGAAGCCTGATATCTTCAAAGTGTCTCATCTGCCCACCCCAGCTCCATGTTACAGGAGCTCAATTTTAGTCAGCTCCAATTGGGAAGACTTGGGCTCCCGTTCCCAGCCTAGCTCTTTCTTATACAGTAGCTCTACCCAAGACAAGGTAGGCCAAGAATACTGGGGCCCTGATCCACCCCCCCTCCAGGCTTTATGTTTGTAGGGCAAATGTTCCATGCCAGGGGGTGATTGGGGACCAAAAGCTGAAAGGACAGCAGCCTATTTTCCCAACTCCCACTTATAGAGCAGAGGTTCCATACTGGGAGGAGTAAATCAAAAAGACCTCGGGCTTCCATTTCTCCTCCCAAATCCCACTTGCAGGGAGGAATTTCCATGCCAAGAGGAGAAACCAAGACGCTTCCTCAGCTCCAATGCAATAGTGTAAACATCTGTGCAgggagagaggcaagagggaggactGGAAGCTCCAGAGCTCCACAGAGGGACCTGACTTTATTTAGTACACAGTGTGGAGGAATGCTTGACTTCAGACATTGTTGAAAACAGAGATCTTAGTGGCAAGCAATTAGAATTCTATTCCATAAAATAAGTAGCAACAAATGAAATAGCAGGCCACCCGAAAGTTTAACAGAGGGAACCAGAGAAATAGCTTAAAAAGTGCCCTGGAAGATCACAGTTATCCCTGTCTGGAAGGCTGTGCACACATCTAGGTTTCACACTCAGAACCAACTGGAGCAGGCACTTGAAAGGTATAGTCACTAACTGAACCTAGGCCAGACTTGAAAGAATTCTCTAAGTCACACACAGATCCATTAGCAGAGGGTGGAAGCTTTACTGGCTCAAGGGACTTAGGCGCACCTCTGACCAATCACTGGCTGAACATTACAATAATTTGCACCCAGGGGTGACTTCTAGGAAGCCAGGCTTGGGGTGGGAGATGGAGGAACTGAGCAGTAACATCAGAGACTATACACTGTGGAGGAAAATAGACTTCACAAAATTAGTCCAGGCAAGCtactttaaaaaactaacaaaataaaacagagcaaATTCACAAGCCCTGAAGGGGATGTATCAGAACCCAAAGTTCCTAAAATATAGTATCTCAAAAACTATGAGAGattcaaagaaacagaatagTATAACCCTTGTACAGGAAAAACAGTGGCAATAGAAACTACCTTTGAGGAGGCCCAAATGTTGAACTTTTAAGGCAAACACTGCAAaaaaagctattataaatatgttcaaaagcTAAAGGAAACTATGTTCATGAAAGTAGCTCATGAATAGAGAATGTCAATAGATAAAATTATGTGAAAGAACCAAACGAATTCTGGAGTTGAGAAGTACAATACCTGAAATAAAGATTCACTGTAGGGGATCAACAGTAGATTTAAGTTGGCAGAAGAATGAGTGAATTTGAAAATAGATCATCAGTGATGTTACGATctgagaacagagagaaaaaaagaatgaagtaaattGAACTGAGCAGACTTCTGGTTTCTTATCTGACAGAAGAATCTTAGAATTTGTCACTATCATcttcacaacaagaaaaaaaatctgaacaagtTGGAAATCAACAATTCTTCTCACTTCCTGTAGAGAATTTAGGTTACAGGACAAACTGCTTCCCTGAAAActagagaaaaaggaagataCGGAGAGGTTACTAGGAACAAGCTCACCAGAGGAGCCAGTATAGGTAGGAACACTTAGattgtaattgatgaattgctggagacGCAATGTGAAGTagactgagagttaaaaactctcaGGGTTCAGTCTTAGGGGGACCTCCACACTTTCATGAGTCATCtccaggaccccccccccccgcaagttCTTCAGGTAACGATCAGAAAAAAGTTCCTTCCTGCTTCTGACAGAGGGAGCagaaaagtaaccattttgaaatatacccAGAGGATTCTGTTCTTTTTAAGATAGGACTTGCATCCAAAGAAACTGTTTTCACCAGAGCCTAAGGGAAGAACTATTTTTAAGAGGGGCTTGCAtcaaaagaaactattttaacTTGAGGGAAGGAAAATATTCCACTCCGCCCCTCTCTCGTCTTTGAcatggaggaaaagaaatatcCAACACGGGCCCCCTTTAACCTTCATGTTTCACCTGGGGGACAAGAGAAGCTAAGAACACGTGTAAAAGTCACAGCCTAAAATCACAGCCTCACTAAAAGACTGGCGCCTAATCATAGGATTATAGAatgctcccctccctccacatCTTACCATCACATCAATCAAACTGTATAATGACAGTGGGTTACAGCTAAAATAACTGCAAAGCTCAGATGCTATTTGAGCAGAAGTGTTTAGAGAAAACTAAAGATAACACAGGAGACAAAAATAAGGACACTGGAGGAAATTTTACCTCTCACATCTACAGCTACagcaaacaaaaaactcagcCAAACTGCTAGCCAGGTAAACATAAAATTGGTGTTGGAGAATTGGTGTAGAAAAAACCTGCACATTTGGCATCAGGAGTGGTGTCAGAAAAAAGATACTGGACCCTTCAAAAGTTTAAGGAGAAATGCTCTCTCAAACAAAATTTGAGGGAActtgttgccagtagacctgtCTTGCAAGAAAGGTTAAAATATCTtcccagaaagaaggaaaatgatataggtcagaaactcaagatcttgggacttccctggtggcacagtggttaagaatctgcctgccaatgcagggcacacgggtccgatccctggtccgggtagatcccacatgccacagagcaactaagcccatgcgccacaactactgagcctgcactct contains:
- the LOC133091042 gene encoding zinc finger protein 12-like isoform X2; its protein translation is MTKSQRPVTFKDVAVDFTQEEWQYLDPPQRDLYRDVMLENYINLISVGYKTTKPAVIHKLEQGKEPWMVEREISSWRYPEKVWQIDDHMERHQEDQGTFFSLSMRKTSRKSQQGDIPQNP
- the LOC133091042 gene encoding zinc finger protein 12-like isoform X1, whose amino-acid sequence is MARISAFTQGLQKMTKSQRPVTFKDVAVDFTQEEWQYLDPPQRDLYRDVMLENYINLISVGYKTTKPAVIHKLEQGKEPWMVEREISSWRYPEKVWQIDDHMERHQEDQGTFFSLSMRKTSRKSQQGDIPQNP